Below is a window of Gossypium hirsutum isolate 1008001.06 chromosome A12, Gossypium_hirsutum_v2.1, whole genome shotgun sequence DNA.
CACTCATAAGGACAAAAAAACATGAATCGAAGTATAGTTCAGTACAAGAAGTATTTAAAGGGTAGAGACCATATCAAGATCATTGCTCCTATGTTGCTGCACCATATTTAGGTAATAGCATTTTGCACGGACTGAACAAGGAAATGTTAGGCCCTTTGACCCTTTCTTTTATCAAATTGCCTTTGATAGTGTCAAAACCCAATGGCCAACATTTAAAAGAGGTATGTCACTTAAAAGCATTTATTTAAAACAAGCCGAGagaaaaaaggttaaattttatcTGTTTACTTTAAAACTGTTGGTTAAGGTACATTTCTTTATACTTTCACAGtaagggtaaaataataataataataataataataaaggaaaccTACAAGGTGGAATCATTCTCTCCTTTAGCTGATCGAAAGTCCACGTGCATCACCCATCTTTTCCATTCCTCCCTATCAATCCCAATCCCAATTCCTTCTCATTaaccaaatttataaaatttacctAGTTTACGTCTTTTTCGTAAATATAGCACAATAATCACAAAGCAATTATAAAAAACCAAGTATCTACTTTGCATAGTTGAAAGTTATAAAAGACTCAAGAGAAGTGAATAAAAGAAATCAGAAAAACTCCGTTCCATCAATTTCTTTTCCATATATCCTAGATATAGTAAGACACACAAAGAGACTACTAGCGATCCTGACAAGAACGACAGAAGGTACCATGAGACAGCTCACAACAAGCCCGCACGTTAACAGTAAGATGCGAAGTAAGACAAGGCATGGGAACCAAGTTATGTAGAGGCAAGAACGACTGGACACATCCCAATTCTCCCAAATTCCTGAAACAAGCATGAGAAACCCCAATATGTCTTTAGCCATTTCATTTTGTCAATAGAAAATGTCAGCAAACTGGAattctttttcataaaaaaaataataaaataaaaagaaaaaaaaacaggcCCTCATTAACTTGTATGAATCCCAATAAACTTGTATGAAAAGAGACTTGGAATTTGGACTATAAACTATACATTTAGGTTACGTTTTGAGAActtggatttttaaaaaaatgcaattCAAGGATGGTtaatctataaaaatagtcacttttgtttgcctcaggttacatttcaatcacttatgtttgaaatgttacgttgtagtcatttatgttattattttgttacgaagtgataaCTCTACcattaagttccgttatctcttTAACGATAATCCTaagtggcagtccaactagattttaagtgctaacttggatttctaaatgggttgaaaatagatttttaattaaaaaatttaattaattaaaatttttaaacctaaaccttaactaaaaaaattgttcatatcatctttttaatttttttcatctctttttttttttcaatggttttttttctcatttgactagaaaaactattattaatatcaaaatagttgaaatcaaattgactGCTTCTTAAAGTTGGATTCAATGGAAGGTTCAAGTATGTCTTCTTTGTATTCCTCTATCTCTTTTATTCAGCactgaaaaacaaaagattagattttttattatttaatgaaaaccctaaattaaaattcttgaattttacttctactttttaaaattttttgtaaacatgtattttattttgcgTCAATAGACATCTCATAAAATGAAACTAGAAACATGTTTCATTCaagctaattttaaaattttcagaaaagaGTGGTTACTTTCACTGTTCTTGttcctaattattttatttaccacctacgattaccgttagagagataatgaagcttaacggtagagttatcactttgtaacaaaataataacataagtgcctaaaacgtaacattttaaatataagtgactaaaatgtaacctgagataaataaaagtgactatttgtGTAGATTACACGAGAAactcaaattttcaaattcatgttcaAAACATTCCATAATTTTACTGCTATATTTTCCAATCAATAAACGAGGCAATAGAAGTTTAGTAAATAAACTCAAACCAATACAGTAATCGGATTTGAATCACTTTCGCAGGAAATAATTTTCCACCAAGAGTTATTTCTAGTAATTTTACAATAAAAATCAATGTTAACTGAAAATTAGCTACTTTTAAGCCGCTTTGCTTCTATTCCCGACTTCCATGTAATGCAGAGCCAAAAGAGAAGTTTAAAGAAAAGACCTGGAAGGGGCGAAGGAGAGACGGCGTGACTGAAGGCGGGGAGCTGAGGAAGTAGGGAGACGGACGCGAGGCATAGGCGCAGGGGTGCGGAGCGATGGAGCTCTGGCGGCAGACATGACGGAGCGAGAGAGGGATCCTGCACCACGCCAAGACATTTTCCCAGTGAAGCTTTTTGGACGGAACGGTAATTACGGAGAGTGATAAGACACGACAGAAGCCGGATGTAGTAATTCAGTAAGGTTTTGGTTAGGGTTTAAGGGGATGGGTGTGTTTTGTCTCCCGTTTGCCAATTCTAGTAGGCTGAACATTTGAAGCCTTTTTGGGCCTTTCGACTGCTTATAGTTGATCCAGACTGCCTAGGCCTTTGAAACACATTTTTCTTcacttagaaaccttaccaaaaATAACAACCTTCAATGCAATGCAATGAAAGAACACAGCAAAAAGAAAACGCAGCATGTCCATAGCTATTCCATGCACCTGTAATGGAGGAGGCCGATCCAATTGAGCTAAATATCTGGTGGTTTAATCCATGCAATCAATCTCTGTTTTGATGCACCATCTTTGATATTTTATGTAGTTTAACACTTAAACTCTAAACAACGAGATTGCTAGCATCTGGCCTAGAATATCAGATAACAGTCAAAGAGAGGAGACATAGGACAAGAACTGAAGCAGAAAGAAGGAGCCAAAGTTCCTcaattttatttaacataaacaCCAAAAGGATCCATATTCCATCTTTTTATTATAGTAAAGAGTAAGTACTCACACAGTCTAACCGTCCATTGTATGTGTACATTGTTTCACATGATAGGTTTACAGATACCATAGTTTCT
It encodes the following:
- the LOC107938321 gene encoding uncharacterized protein isoform X2, producing the protein MSWRGAGSLSRSVMSAARAPSLRTPAPMPRVRLPTSSAPRLQSRRLSFAPSRNLGELGCVQSFLPLHNLVPMPCLTSHLTVNVRACCELSHGRNGKDG
- the LOC107938321 gene encoding uncharacterized protein isoform X1; this encodes MSWRGAGSLSRSVMSAARAPSLRTPAPMPRVRLPTSSAPRLQSRRLSFAPSRNLGELGCVQSFLPLHNLVPMPCLTSHLTVNVRACCELSHGTFCRSCQDR
- the LOC107938321 gene encoding uncharacterized protein isoform X3; this translates as MSWRGAGSLSRSVMSAARAPSLRTPAPMPRVRLPTSSAPRLQSRRLSFAPSRNLGELGCVQSFLPLHNLVPMPCLTSHLTVNVRACCELSHGT